The following proteins come from a genomic window of Pseudomonas cichorii:
- the secE gene encoding preprotein translocase subunit SecE: protein MNPKAEASDSRFDSLKWLLVVALVVVGVVGNQYYSSAPILYRVLVLLVIAAVAAFVALQTGKGKAFFVLAKEARAEIRKVVWPTRQETTQTTLIVVAVVLVMALLLWGLDSLLGWLVSLIVG from the coding sequence ATGAATCCCAAGGCTGAAGCATCAGACTCGCGCTTTGACTCGCTGAAATGGCTCTTGGTAGTCGCTTTGGTTGTGGTTGGTGTCGTCGGTAATCAGTATTACTCGTCCGCTCCGATTCTGTATCGTGTTCTCGTGCTTCTTGTGATTGCTGCCGTTGCTGCGTTTGTTGCTCTTCAAACCGGTAAAGGCAAGGCTTTCTTTGTCCTGGCAAAAGAAGCACGCGCAGAGATCCGTAAAGTCGTATGGCCTACTCGCCAAGAGACCACGCAGACCACTTTGATTGTGGTGGCTGTCGTTCTGGTCATGGCGTTGCTGTTGTGGGGGCTAGATTCCCTGCTCGGCTGGCTTGTTTCCTTGATAGTTGGCTAA
- a CDS encoding pantothenate kinase has protein sequence MILELDCGNSFIKWRVIDVGGIARFAGGVVDSDSALLEHLLHLPGLKLSACRLVSVRSTEETEKLVAALVQAFAIHPVCAAPARELAGVENGYDDYERLGLDRWLAFVGAYHIARRACLVIDLGTAVTSDFVDVDGRHLGGFICPGMPLMRNQLRTHTRRIRYDDAAAERALVSFVPGRATSEAVERGCSLMLRGFALTQLELARAYWGDDFCVFVTGGDAGLVEDVLTDVRVVPDLVFVGLALACPLR, from the coding sequence ATGATACTTGAACTCGACTGTGGGAATAGCTTCATCAAGTGGCGTGTAATTGATGTAGGAGGCATAGCCCGATTTGCAGGTGGCGTCGTTGATTCCGATAGTGCGCTGCTGGAGCATTTGCTGCACCTTCCAGGGTTGAAGTTGAGTGCCTGCCGCCTGGTCAGTGTCCGTAGCACCGAGGAAACCGAGAAGCTTGTGGCGGCCCTTGTTCAAGCTTTCGCGATTCATCCTGTTTGTGCGGCGCCCGCAAGAGAGTTGGCGGGGGTTGAGAATGGATACGACGACTACGAGCGTCTGGGGCTCGACCGCTGGCTTGCCTTTGTCGGTGCTTATCACATAGCCCGAAGGGCGTGCCTGGTCATTGATCTCGGTACGGCTGTGACCTCTGATTTCGTTGATGTAGATGGTCGGCACCTGGGAGGCTTCATATGTCCGGGGATGCCGTTGATGCGTAACCAGTTGCGCACCCATACGCGGCGTATTCGATACGATGATGCTGCGGCCGAGCGTGCGCTGGTCAGCTTCGTTCCGGGGCGTGCAACCTCGGAGGCGGTTGAGCGCGGTTGTTCCCTGATGCTGCGAGGCTTTGCCCTGACGCAGCTGGAACTGGCGCGCGCTTACTGGGGTGATGATTTTTGTGTCTTCGTAACCGGCGGCGATGCGGGGCTGGTCGAGGATGTCCTGACTGATGTTCGAGTGGTGCCTGACCTGGTTTTCGTCGGTCTTGCTCTAGCCTGTCCGTTGCGCTGA
- the birA gene encoding bifunctional biotin--[acetyl-CoA-carboxylase] ligase/biotin operon repressor BirA translates to MMTLLRLLADGEFHSGQVLGDVLGVSRSAVWKRLQQLEAELGVEVHKVRGRGYRLASPVSLLSASSISQMGFPAGWSVHVADSVDSTNAEAVRQIGQGAAMPMLVLAESQTAGRGRRGRKWVSPFGENLYYSLALRVDGGMRQLEGLSLLVGLAVMQVLRESGVKGAGLKWPNDVLVGRRKIAGILLELIGDPADVCHVVIGIGVNVNMQTSVDVDQSWTSLRLEAGALSDRNSLAARLSQKLDALLALHREKGFSAFQAEWEQGHLWQGCAVTLLSGVEVVEGVVLGVDVLGALRLDVGGVEKSFSGGELSLRLRDDT, encoded by the coding sequence ATGATGACCTTGTTAAGGCTTCTGGCCGATGGCGAGTTTCACTCCGGGCAGGTTTTGGGTGATGTGCTCGGCGTCAGTCGAAGCGCCGTATGGAAGCGGCTTCAACAGCTTGAGGCTGAGTTGGGCGTTGAGGTTCATAAGGTGCGTGGCCGTGGCTATCGGCTTGCCAGTCCGGTTTCTCTTCTGTCTGCGTCGTCCATATCGCAAATGGGGTTTCCTGCGGGCTGGTCTGTCCATGTTGCAGATTCGGTCGACTCTACAAATGCCGAAGCGGTACGTCAGATTGGCCAGGGCGCTGCCATGCCTATGCTGGTCCTGGCGGAAAGCCAGACGGCTGGGAGAGGGCGTCGTGGTCGCAAGTGGGTGAGCCCCTTTGGTGAGAACCTGTATTACAGTCTGGCGTTGCGCGTGGATGGCGGAATGCGTCAGCTCGAAGGGCTCAGCCTGCTGGTCGGGCTTGCTGTCATGCAGGTCCTGCGTGAGTCGGGAGTCAAGGGGGCCGGCCTCAAGTGGCCTAATGATGTTCTTGTAGGGCGGCGCAAGATTGCCGGCATCCTTCTTGAGTTGATCGGTGATCCTGCAGATGTGTGTCATGTCGTGATAGGCATAGGCGTCAACGTCAATATGCAGACCTCTGTCGACGTGGATCAGTCCTGGACGTCTCTGCGTCTTGAAGCGGGCGCCCTTTCTGATCGCAATAGTCTGGCTGCCCGTTTGAGTCAAAAGCTTGATGCCTTGCTCGCCTTGCATCGTGAGAAAGGTTTTTCAGCGTTTCAGGCTGAGTGGGAGCAAGGACACTTGTGGCAGGGCTGCGCTGTCACCCTGCTTTCGGGTGTCGAGGTCGTCGAGGGCGTAGTCTTGGGGGTTGATGTGCTGGGTGCGTTGCGCCTCGATGTAGGTGGCGTGGAGAAAAGCTTTAGTGGTGGTGAGCTCAGCCTGAGGTTGCGTGATGATACTTGA
- the tyrS gene encoding tyrosine--tRNA ligase — MKSVEEQLALIKRGADELLVEAELVAKLKRGQPLRIKAGFDPTAPDLHLGHTVLINKLRQFQDLGHQVIFLIGDFTGMIGDPSGKSATRPPLTREQVLDYAETYKAQVFKILDPAKTEVAFNSTWMDKLSPADFIRLSSQYTVARMLERDDFDKRYKGSQPIAIHEFLYPLVQGYDSVALRADVELGGTDQKFNLLMGRELQRAYGQEAQCILTMPLLEGLDGVKKMSKSLGNYVGIQEAPGVIYSKLVSIPDALMWRYFELLSFRSMEEINELKAACEAGANPRDIKIKLAEEIVARFHGEEAAATAHRSAGNRMKDGELPDDLPEISVGATEDMPVAAVLNKAGLVKNSAVARDLLASGGVRIDGEVVDRSFVFKVGATHVCQAGKKAFGRITLVLE, encoded by the coding sequence ATGAAGTCGGTTGAAGAGCAGCTTGCGCTTATAAAGCGTGGCGCGGATGAACTCCTGGTCGAGGCCGAACTGGTCGCCAAACTCAAGCGCGGTCAGCCGCTGCGTATCAAGGCAGGGTTCGATCCAACGGCACCTGACCTGCATCTGGGTCACACTGTCCTTATTAATAAGCTTCGTCAGTTTCAGGATCTGGGGCATCAGGTCATTTTCCTGATCGGTGACTTCACCGGGATGATCGGCGACCCGAGCGGCAAGAGCGCTACTCGTCCTCCGCTGACTCGCGAGCAGGTTCTGGATTACGCCGAGACTTACAAGGCTCAGGTTTTCAAGATCCTCGATCCGGCCAAGACCGAAGTCGCCTTCAACTCCACCTGGATGGACAAGCTGAGTCCGGCGGACTTCATTCGCCTGTCTTCTCAGTACACCGTTGCGCGGATGCTGGAGCGTGATGACTTCGACAAGCGCTATAAAGGCAGCCAGCCAATCGCGATCCATGAATTCCTGTACCCGCTGGTGCAAGGCTATGACTCGGTCGCGTTGCGTGCGGATGTCGAGCTTGGCGGTACCGACCAGAAATTCAACCTCCTGATGGGGCGTGAACTCCAGCGTGCCTATGGTCAGGAAGCGCAATGCATTCTGACCATGCCTTTGCTGGAAGGGCTGGACGGCGTCAAGAAGATGTCCAAGTCGCTGGGTAACTATGTAGGTATTCAGGAAGCGCCGGGTGTCATCTATAGCAAGCTGGTTTCCATTCCTGATGCCTTGATGTGGCGCTACTTCGAGTTGTTGAGCTTCCGCTCCATGGAAGAGATCAATGAACTCAAGGCGGCGTGCGAAGCGGGTGCCAATCCTCGCGACATCAAGATCAAGCTCGCTGAAGAGATCGTGGCTCGTTTCCATGGTGAAGAGGCGGCCGCTACTGCGCATCGCTCTGCCGGCAACCGCATGAAGGATGGCGAGCTGCCAGACGACTTGCCGGAAATCTCTGTCGGCGCTACTGAAGATATGCCGGTGGCCGCCGTCCTTAATAAGGCAGGCCTGGTGAAGAACTCTGCTGTCGCTCGTGATCTGCTGGCTTCCGGTGGTGTGCGTATAGATGGTGAGGTTGTTGATCGCAGCTTTGTCTTCAAGGTTGGGGCTACCCATGTTTGCCAGGCTGGCAAGAAGGCTTTTGGGCGTATTACCCTGGTTTTGGAATAA
- a CDS encoding peptidoglycan DD-metalloendopeptidase family protein — MIDTPPPKAPPLYPKSHLLAASGIAALLSLALLVFPSSEVEAKRTNLVLDLEAPTDQNAQDQDAQQATQATPDSTVSPFAQVDNGEDQSQESASAQPTPTTDMKSPNHKEVVVSKGDTLSTLFEKVGLPATTVHEVMASDKQAKQFSKLQNGQVLQFELSPDGQLKQLHSKLSELETISLSKTDAGFTFSREVSQPTVRETYAHAVINSSLSLSAQRAGLSHSMTMDMANIFGYDIDFAQDIRKGDEFDVVYEQKVINGKTVGTGNILSARFTNRGKTYTAIRYTNKQGNTNYYTADGNSMRKAFIRTPVDFARISSMFSMGRKHPILNKIRAHKGVDYAAPRGTPIKATGDGKVLLAGRRGGYGNTVIIQHGETYRTLYGHMQGFAKGVQTGGSVKQGQVIGYIGTTGLSTGPHLHYEFQVNGVHVDPLGQKLPMADPIAKSEKQRFMQQSQPLMARMDHDKATTLASNKR, encoded by the coding sequence ATGATCGACACACCACCGCCTAAAGCGCCCCCGCTTTATCCGAAGAGTCACCTGCTCGCTGCCAGCGGCATCGCCGCCCTGCTGAGCCTGGCACTTCTGGTATTCCCTTCCAGCGAAGTTGAAGCAAAACGAACCAATCTGGTTCTGGATCTGGAAGCCCCCACAGATCAGAACGCACAAGACCAAGACGCTCAGCAAGCCACTCAAGCCACACCTGATAGCACTGTTTCACCCTTTGCCCAGGTTGATAACGGCGAAGATCAGTCTCAGGAAAGCGCTTCTGCTCAGCCAACCCCGACTACAGACATGAAGAGCCCGAACCACAAGGAAGTTGTGGTTTCCAAGGGCGATACCCTTTCCACGCTGTTTGAAAAGGTCGGCCTGCCGGCCACGACCGTGCATGAAGTCATGGCCAGCGACAAACAGGCCAAACAGTTCAGCAAACTGCAGAACGGTCAGGTTCTACAGTTCGAGCTCTCCCCCGACGGTCAGCTCAAGCAACTGCACAGCAAGCTCAGCGAACTGGAAACCATCAGCCTCTCGAAAACGGATGCCGGATTCACGTTCAGCCGCGAAGTCAGCCAACCCACCGTGCGTGAGACTTATGCACACGCGGTCATAAACAGCTCGCTGTCCTTGTCGGCGCAGCGTGCCGGCCTGTCACACAGCATGACCATGGACATGGCCAATATCTTTGGCTACGACATCGACTTCGCCCAGGACATCCGCAAAGGCGACGAATTCGATGTGGTTTATGAGCAGAAAGTAATCAATGGCAAGACCGTAGGCACCGGCAACATCCTGTCCGCGCGCTTCACCAACCGCGGCAAGACCTACACCGCCATTCGCTATACCAACAAGCAAGGCAATACCAATTACTACACCGCTGACGGCAACAGCATGCGCAAGGCCTTTATCCGCACGCCGGTAGACTTCGCACGTATCAGCTCGATGTTTTCCATGGGCCGCAAGCACCCGATCCTGAACAAGATCCGCGCTCACAAGGGCGTCGACTATGCAGCGCCACGCGGTACGCCCATCAAGGCAACCGGCGACGGCAAAGTGCTTCTGGCCGGACGTCGCGGCGGATACGGCAACACCGTCATCATTCAGCACGGCGAGACTTACCGCACGCTGTACGGGCACATGCAAGGCTTCGCCAAAGGCGTACAAACCGGTGGCAGCGTCAAGCAGGGTCAGGTGATCGGCTATATTGGAACAACCGGCTTGTCGACAGGCCCGCACTTGCACTATGAATTCCAGGTCAATGGCGTGCACGTCGATCCGCTGGGCCAGAAACTTCCAATGGCGGACCCGATCGCCAAATCCGAAAAACAGCGGTTCATGCAGCAAAGCCAACCGTTGATGGCGCGCATGGACCATGACAAGGCCACTACGCTGGCCTCTAATAAAAGGTAA
- a CDS encoding anhydro-N-acetylmuramic acid kinase: MAFFYIGVMSGSSLDGIDIALLEQDDRPRLLATHYIPMPEDLYTELLGLCSSGADELARAAIAEQKWVKLVAQGIATLLQEQNMVAGQIRAIGSHGQTIRHEPGRGFSIQIGNPALLAELTEITVVSDFRRRDIAAGGQGAPLVPAFHEALFDDNKDRRAVLNIGGFSNLSIIESDRPVSGFDCGPGNVLLDAWIQSQRHQSFDKDGAWAASGQVDPGLLKGLLSDQFFLTKGPKSTGREVFNLGWLHHHLFQLPTVAPENVQATLLELTALTITESLQAAQSSTSELLVCGGGAHNVALMDRLAALLPETKVSSTAKFGVDPDWVEAMAFAWLAHCCLESVPANRPTVTGARGLRVLGAIYPA; encoded by the coding sequence ATGGCCTTCTTCTATATAGGTGTGATGTCCGGCAGCAGCCTCGATGGGATAGATATCGCCCTATTGGAGCAGGATGACCGTCCAAGGCTTCTGGCAACTCATTACATTCCGATGCCGGAAGATCTGTATACCGAGTTGCTCGGCCTTTGCTCCAGCGGCGCAGATGAATTGGCACGCGCCGCCATTGCCGAGCAGAAGTGGGTGAAACTGGTAGCACAAGGCATAGCCACCCTGCTGCAAGAGCAGAACATGGTTGCTGGCCAGATACGTGCCATCGGCAGCCACGGCCAGACCATCCGTCATGAGCCGGGACGCGGCTTCAGCATCCAGATCGGCAACCCTGCCCTGCTTGCCGAACTGACCGAAATTACCGTCGTCAGCGACTTCCGCCGTCGCGATATCGCTGCAGGCGGCCAGGGCGCGCCATTGGTGCCTGCGTTCCATGAAGCGCTGTTCGATGACAACAAGGACCGCCGTGCAGTATTGAACATCGGTGGCTTCAGCAACCTGAGCATCATCGAGTCGGACCGTCCGGTTTCCGGCTTCGATTGCGGACCGGGCAACGTGCTGCTGGATGCATGGATTCAGTCGCAGCGTCATCAGAGCTTCGACAAGGATGGCGCATGGGCTGCCAGTGGCCAGGTCGATCCAGGGCTGCTCAAGGGATTGCTGAGCGATCAGTTCTTCCTGACCAAAGGCCCGAAGAGCACAGGCCGTGAAGTCTTCAACCTCGGCTGGCTGCATCATCACCTGTTCCAGTTGCCGACCGTCGCGCCGGAGAACGTACAGGCGACACTGCTTGAGCTGACGGCTTTGACGATTACAGAGTCTCTGCAAGCGGCGCAATCAAGCACTTCAGAGCTTCTGGTGTGCGGCGGCGGTGCCCATAACGTGGCGCTGATGGACAGGCTGGCAGCGCTGTTGCCGGAGACGAAAGTCAGCAGCACCGCAAAATTCGGTGTGGATCCGGACTGGGTCGAAGCCATGGCGTTTGCCTGGCTGGCGCATTGCTGCCTGGAAAGCGTACCGGCCAACCGGCCAACCGTGACCGGAGCCAGAGGGTTGCGGGTTCTGGGCGCTATTTATCCCGCCTGA
- the erpA gene encoding iron-sulfur cluster insertion protein ErpA, translating to MSVESFTPTALEFTPGAAHKVKTLVDEEGNDRLKLRVFVTGGGCSGFQYGFTFDEDVADDDTVVEREGVSLVVDPMSFQYLAGAEVDYQEGLEGSRFVIKNPNASTTCGCGSSFSI from the coding sequence ATGAGCGTCGAATCCTTTACTCCTACAGCTCTGGAGTTCACCCCAGGAGCCGCGCACAAGGTGAAAACCCTGGTCGATGAAGAGGGCAATGATCGCCTGAAACTGCGGGTTTTCGTAACCGGCGGCGGTTGCTCCGGCTTCCAGTACGGCTTCACTTTCGATGAAGATGTGGCCGATGACGATACCGTCGTCGAGCGCGAAGGCGTCAGCCTGGTTGTCGATCCGATGAGCTTCCAGTATCTGGCGGGTGCTGAAGTGGATTACCAGGAAGGTCTGGAAGGTTCGCGTTTCGTGATCAAGAACCCGAACGCTTCGACCACCTGTGGTTGCGGTTCGTCGTTCTCGATCTGA
- the argC gene encoding N-acetyl-gamma-glutamyl-phosphate reductase, whose amino-acid sequence MVKVGIVGGTGYTGVELLRLLAQHPQAEVVVITSRSEAGLAVADMYPNLRGHYDGLAFSVPDVKTLAACDVVFFATPHGVAHALAGELLAAGTRVIDLSADFRLQDPVEWAKWYGQPHGAPELLKDAVYGLPEVNREQIKNARLIAVPGCYPTATQLGFLPLLEAGLADNSRLIADCKSGVSGAGRGLSLGSLYSEANESFKAYAVKGHRHLPEISQGLRRAAGGDVGLTFVPHLTPMIRGIHSTLYATVADKSVDLQALFEKRYADEPFVDVMPAGSHPETRSVRGANVCRIAVHRPQGGDLVVVLSVIDNLVKGASGQAVQNLNIMFGLDERAGLSHAGMMP is encoded by the coding sequence ATGGTCAAGGTCGGTATCGTCGGCGGCACGGGTTACACCGGGGTCGAGCTGCTGCGTCTGTTGGCACAGCATCCGCAAGCAGAAGTGGTCGTTATTACCTCTCGCTCGGAGGCCGGTCTTGCAGTAGCCGACATGTACCCCAACCTGCGAGGCCATTACGATGGTCTGGCTTTCAGCGTGCCGGACGTCAAGACCCTGGCCGCATGCGATGTCGTGTTCTTCGCTACGCCTCACGGTGTTGCCCATGCGCTGGCTGGCGAACTGCTGGCAGCCGGCACCCGGGTTATTGACCTCTCCGCGGACTTCCGTCTCCAGGATCCGGTTGAGTGGGCCAAGTGGTACGGCCAGCCACACGGCGCGCCTGAGTTGTTGAAGGATGCCGTATACGGTTTGCCTGAGGTCAATCGCGAGCAGATCAAGAATGCACGCTTGATCGCCGTGCCGGGTTGCTACCCAACCGCAACCCAGCTGGGCTTCCTGCCTTTGCTGGAAGCGGGCCTTGCGGATAACTCCCGCCTGATTGCCGACTGCAAATCAGGTGTCAGTGGTGCCGGTCGTGGTCTGAGCCTGGGTTCGCTGTACTCTGAGGCCAACGAAAGCTTCAAGGCTTATGCAGTCAAAGGGCATCGTCACCTGCCGGAAATCAGCCAGGGGCTGCGTCGTGCAGCGGGCGGCGATGTCGGCCTGACATTCGTGCCGCACCTGACGCCGATGATTCGCGGCATTCACTCCACGCTGTATGCAACCGTTGCCGACAAGTCGGTGGATTTGCAGGCTCTGTTCGAGAAGCGTTACGCCGATGAGCCGTTTGTCGATGTCATGCCTGCCGGCAGCCATCCCGAAACCCGCAGTGTGCGCGGCGCAAACGTCTGCCGTATTGCCGTGCATCGTCCGCAGGGCGGCGACCTTGTCGTCGTGCTGTCGGTTATCGACAATCTGGTCAAGGGCGCTTCGGGTCAGGCCGTACAGAACCTGAACATCATGTTCGGCCTGGACGAACGTGCCGGCCTGTCACACGCTGGCATGATGCCTTAA
- the hemJ gene encoding protoporphyrinogen oxidase HemJ codes for MLFLWVKALHIVSMVCWFAGLFYLPRLFVYHSLSEDTVSKERFSVMERKLYRGIMGPAMIATLIFGGWLISFSPSGYFSQGWMHAKLTLVFLLIGYHHMCGAQVKRFARGEKGRSHVFYRWFNEVPVVILLAIVILVVVKPF; via the coding sequence ATGCTCTTTTTATGGGTCAAAGCGCTTCACATCGTTTCGATGGTCTGCTGGTTTGCAGGCCTGTTCTATCTGCCAAGGCTGTTCGTCTACCACTCACTGAGCGAAGACACTGTCAGCAAGGAACGCTTCAGCGTGATGGAGCGCAAGCTGTACCGGGGCATCATGGGGCCTGCCATGATTGCCACGCTGATTTTCGGTGGCTGGCTGATCAGCTTCAGTCCGTCAGGCTATTTCAGCCAGGGCTGGATGCATGCGAAGTTGACGCTGGTTTTCCTGCTGATCGGTTACCACCACATGTGCGGCGCACAGGTAAAGCGCTTCGCCCGTGGCGAGAAAGGCCGCAGCCATGTGTTTTATCGCTGGTTCAATGAAGTCCCTGTAGTGATACTGCTGGCTATTGTGATTCTGGTAGTCGTCAAACCGTTCTGA
- a CDS encoding DUF805 domain-containing protein has protein sequence MADTHFKIMFEGQLRNGVELETAKLNLARLFKSETSAVERLFNGNPVSLKRGLSQADAQRYIQALNDAGVEARIEPDPAISLSLDEIDEPKPYRAPVEPAQAPSPYAPPKSSTVAPDLPAHSSLKVFSVEGRIGRLRYLAWSLVLVLAGLATMGVCITVMSVSLVGGGLLSTVAVAAFFILSVQMGVQRLHDAGWSGWLLLLNLAPFVGGIFPFLMMVIPGTKGPNKYGPPAPPNSKAVKILACLWIVFLSLVFTIVLSTGLDAVKNELETTASEYEQSLPYDDDSDSDQAQPAQSVSGQRL, from the coding sequence ATGGCCGATACCCACTTCAAGATCATGTTTGAAGGGCAATTGCGTAATGGCGTTGAGCTGGAAACTGCAAAGCTCAACCTGGCCCGGTTGTTCAAGAGTGAAACCTCGGCAGTCGAGAGACTGTTCAACGGCAATCCTGTATCCCTCAAGCGCGGTTTGTCTCAGGCGGATGCCCAGAGATATATCCAGGCACTCAACGACGCTGGCGTCGAAGCACGTATAGAACCCGACCCTGCAATCAGCCTGAGCCTGGACGAAATCGATGAACCGAAACCCTATCGCGCTCCTGTAGAACCCGCACAAGCGCCCTCGCCCTACGCGCCACCCAAGTCATCAACCGTCGCGCCCGACCTGCCTGCACACTCGTCGCTCAAGGTGTTCAGCGTGGAAGGCCGTATCGGTCGCTTGCGTTATCTGGCCTGGAGCCTGGTATTGGTACTCGCAGGCCTCGCAACAATGGGTGTCTGTATTACGGTCATGAGCGTTTCGCTGGTGGGCGGCGGCCTGTTGAGCACGGTGGCCGTTGCTGCATTCTTTATTCTGAGCGTGCAGATGGGCGTCCAACGCCTGCACGATGCAGGTTGGAGCGGCTGGCTTCTGCTGCTTAACCTGGCGCCCTTCGTAGGCGGTATCTTTCCATTCCTGATGATGGTCATACCAGGCACCAAAGGCCCCAACAAATATGGTCCACCTGCGCCACCCAACTCGAAGGCCGTGAAAATCCTGGCCTGTCTATGGATTGTCTTTCTCAGTCTCGTCTTCACGATCGTGCTGAGCACGGGCCTTGATGCCGTGAAGAACGAACTAGAAACCACGGCCAGCGAATACGAACAGTCCCTGCCCTATGATGACGACTCAGACAGCGATCAGGCTCAACCCGCCCAATCGGTGTCCGGACAAAGGCTTTAA
- a CDS encoding SDR family NAD(P)-dependent oxidoreductase: MTRYALITGASSGIGLAMAEALARRGHNLLLVARHRDRLESIAIELTQRFGVEVLFRACDLGEPLRLSGFLLELEDGAHQIDLLVNCAGIGTCGPFLAQEWAAEQDLIDLNILALTRLCHTVGNLMALQGGGQILNVASVAAFQPGPWMSTYYASKAYVLHFSEGLREEVKKNGVNVSVLCPGPTRTPFFRTAQLNVNDEKMMTPEEVALYTVRALAKNKAVIIPRLRNRLWAFSPRLGSRWLVRQISGYINKACCPR, encoded by the coding sequence ATGACCCGTTACGCCCTGATCACAGGCGCTTCCAGCGGTATCGGCCTGGCCATGGCCGAAGCCCTGGCTCGTCGCGGGCACAATCTGCTGCTGGTTGCCCGCCATCGCGACCGCCTGGAAAGCATCGCCATCGAGCTGACCCAACGCTTTGGCGTGGAAGTGCTGTTTCGTGCGTGCGATCTGGGTGAGCCGCTGCGTCTTTCGGGCTTCCTGCTGGAACTGGAAGATGGTGCCCATCAGATTGATCTGCTGGTCAACTGCGCAGGCATCGGAACATGCGGCCCGTTTCTGGCCCAGGAATGGGCTGCCGAGCAGGACCTGATCGATCTGAATATCCTCGCCCTCACTCGCCTGTGCCATACCGTTGGCAACCTGATGGCGCTGCAGGGCGGCGGGCAGATTCTCAACGTGGCCTCGGTGGCAGCTTTCCAGCCCGGGCCATGGATGAGCACTTATTACGCAAGCAAGGCTTACGTGCTGCACTTTTCCGAAGGCTTGCGCGAAGAGGTCAAGAAAAACGGAGTAAACGTGTCGGTCCTTTGCCCTGGCCCGACCCGCACGCCTTTCTTTCGTACGGCTCAGCTCAACGTGAACGACGAGAAGATGATGACCCCTGAAGAGGTGGCACTGTATACCGTACGCGCGCTGGCAAAAAACAAGGCTGTTATCATTCCCAGGCTGCGCAACCGGTTATGGGCCTTCAGCCCGCGACTGGGGTCGCGCTGGCTGGTTCGTCAAATCAGCGGCTATATCAACAAGGCCTGCTGCCCGCGCTGA
- a CDS encoding histidine triad nucleotide-binding protein, producing the protein MDTLFTRIINREIPANIIYEDDQVLAFHDIAPQAPVHFLVIPKKPIRTLNDLTEEDKGLAGHILFTAQRLAREQGCEEGFRVVMNCNELGGQTVYHIHMHVLGKRQMNWPPG; encoded by the coding sequence GTGGATACTTTGTTTACCAGAATCATCAACCGGGAAATCCCGGCCAATATCATCTACGAAGACGATCAGGTACTGGCCTTCCACGACATCGCCCCTCAGGCGCCCGTACATTTTCTGGTCATCCCGAAAAAGCCCATTCGCACCCTCAATGACCTGACCGAAGAAGATAAGGGTCTGGCTGGCCACATCCTTTTCACGGCCCAACGCCTGGCAAGGGAACAGGGCTGCGAAGAGGGTTTCCGCGTCGTCATGAACTGTAATGAGCTGGGTGGACAGACCGTTTATCACATTCACATGCATGTTCTGGGCAAACGCCAGATGAACTGGCCGCCGGGCTGA
- the coq7 gene encoding 2-polyprenyl-3-methyl-6-methoxy-1,4-benzoquinone monooxygenase, producing MATERHYSPLDRLLLQADSAMRTLLPSSGHSHRPSPAILRPEHKMNDADTRHVAGLMRINHTGEVCAQALYQGQALTARLPKVRKAMEHAAEEEIDHLVWCEQRIHQLGSHTSVLNPLFYGLSFGIGAAAGLISDKVSLGFVAATEDQVCKHLNEHLHQIPAEDEKSRAILEQMRVDEEQHAETALDAGGFRFPAPVKFGMSILAKVMTKSTYRI from the coding sequence ATGGCTACCGAACGTCACTACTCTCCCCTTGATCGTCTTCTGCTACAGGCCGACAGTGCAATGCGCACGTTGCTGCCTTCCAGCGGGCATTCTCATCGGCCTTCGCCTGCCATCCTGCGCCCCGAACACAAGATGAACGATGCGGACACCCGCCATGTAGCGGGCCTGATGCGCATCAATCACACCGGCGAAGTCTGCGCACAGGCGCTGTATCAGGGTCAGGCCCTGACCGCCAGGCTGCCCAAGGTGCGCAAGGCTATGGAGCATGCCGCCGAAGAGGAAATCGACCATCTGGTCTGGTGCGAACAGCGCATTCATCAGCTGGGCAGCCACACCAGCGTACTCAATCCGCTGTTCTATGGCTTGTCCTTCGGCATTGGCGCTGCGGCTGGTCTGATCAGCGACAAGGTCAGCCTGGGCTTCGTGGCCGCAACTGAAGATCAGGTCTGCAAACACCTGAACGAACACCTGCATCAGATACCCGCCGAGGATGAAAAGTCCCGGGCAATTCTGGAGCAGATGCGCGTGGACGAAGAACAGCACGCCGAAACCGCGCTGGACGCCGGCGGCTTCCGCTTCCCTGCTCCGGTCAAGTTCGGCATGAGTATCCTGGCCAAGGTCATGACCAAGAGCACTTACCGGATCTGA